DNA sequence from the Malus domestica chromosome 06, GDT2T_hap1 genome:
CTGCAGTACGTGAGGAGGCATGTTAAGACGATAAATTCATATCGGAGAAGGGAAGCTTTGCCTAATAATTTAATAATCACGAGCTTCTCATTCCTATTGCCAATTGGTTAGTGAATGCTCACATTTTAGTATGTATATAGTATCCTTTTCGTAGACTGACTAGCGTCTATCGAATTGCATGCCCGTTTTTCTTTGATTCCTTCGGGGGTCAGCAATACGGCGTGTAACATCTCTTCCAAAACATGTTTCCAAACAATGGGCTTATCAACCTTCCACGCCAAGAAAACTAATCTGTCCATAAGCACGTACTCATAGAGAATCGCCGGAGTTTCCGTCGACTACTTCAAGTCGACGGAAGtaacctaaattttttataagCATGTCTCCTGTATCTTTTCAAAACAGTCGATTTGGCCTCATTCTTCTGAGCTTGCTCAAGAATTTTCTTCCAGCTGACACATACTATACGACTCATCATCCTCATCGTCCACATCTCTTTCTCCTTCGCACAAGCAGCTGAGCCTCAGCTGCTGAGGGCAGCTTTGACACGATCCCGTATCAAACTACGACCAGCTTCGCTGTTTATCGCCTCTTCAGAGATGGTATTAATAGCTAATGGAACTGAATTTTCTGTTTGTACTTTCTTCTCTGCAGTTCTAGTTGACTTGAGCATTTCTCTTAAGGCAAGTACAGCAGCTTCATCATCAACCAGTCGCCGTGCTCTCACTTTCTCAACGCAAGCCTTGTGCCTTAGACAGCGAACGAATTCCTCAAAAGTAGCACGCCAACTGTTCAACTGTTCCAAAGCATCATGCTTGCGCTTGTCCCCCGCACTCCTGAGGGATCTGGTGCTGCTAGAACCTTGGTTGCTATAGTCTCCGGTACTTCAAACATCTTTTTAGCAGACTTATTAGGACCTCTCTTCTTTGCAGGAGCATCTTCTTATTTATTACTTGCTTCTTCAACAAGTACTGCTTCAGGAGTCTCCTCCAATTATTTGTTCAAGCGCAGGCCTACCATTCTTAAGTAAATCATTAATAATTACTTCTCAATCTTTTGTCAATGTAACGAGCGCCATGAATTTGGCAAACCTCCATCGATGGAGTATGTTATCGAACGTGATGCCACCGACATCTTCTTCCCCTCCCTCAGACATCCTACTTTATTCTTCTCCATAAGGAGGTATCTATAGAAGTATGCCAAATTAAACAACCCTTAGCCTACAAGGATGAGGAAACTTAAGACTTAAAAACGGTAAGCAGCCAGACAGGAAACCAAGAATCCTAATTTGAAGGGGCTAAAAAAGGAAACCAAGAATCCTCAGTTGTTCAGAACTTGAATGTCGACAGTGATACCAAGAATAAAGTTGAGATTCACCATTTGAAATATAAAAAGTAAcctaacttacttataagcataTGCAAAATCTCTGTTTCCTAATATGAAATTCGTACTCCCAACATCAGCTACATATTATaaatacacatacacacatcaATTAGTTCTCTCTGTTCTTCTAACTCTTTCGTTCTCGCTCTCACGTTGGCATTCAAGTTTCAAGTTTATATAGTTTGAAGATTCGAATTAGAATAATGGAAGGGACGACGCTGTCAACAAGACTAACCCTTGGTCATCCACATCCACAACCACGACGATCATCACATGACGAAGTTTCGACAGTGTTAGCTTTGTGGGATCCGACTTGGCCTACAAGTTTTAGTACAAATAATGATAACAACACGAAGCGAAAAGCGAACCAAGTACCCGACCAACCCTCTCCTACTAGTACTAGCCCTCATCATCGTGATCAGACGACTAATACTTCATCAAAACGTCAAAAACTAGTGTCGACGCTTTCACCCTTTCCCACTGGTGATTGCCTTCGCGATCGCGTCCATGATAATAAAATGACgaacaataataaaaatactGCAACAAAGGAGGAGCAGATGAAGTGGAAGAAAAGAGATGAACTTGTTATTGCCAATCTAAATTTTAAGGATTCTTGGGGAATCAAGAAGAAACTGACGGCTAGAGATCTCATACACTTCTACATGCCAGCAAGCTTGATGAACAAATATATCCTCCCTCACGTGAACGACGAGTTTACCAAAGCCCTTGAGAACAGACAGGGAGCACAAATTACGTTTCATGACGGCGATACGCACACAACCCATCATCGGTACATTTTCAAGCAGAGCAACAACAGTTACGTTTTGGTTTGGCACCCTGCATTCGTCAAGAGGAGACAGTTGAAAGAGGGTGATGAAATAGGACTTCACTGGTTCAAAACAAACTCCAAACTCGTCTTGTTGTTTTCTCTACTTGAACGGGGCAACCAAACAGCACCCTGCACCTCTTGCAACCCTTGATTTATTTACCAGCCAAACTTAGGAGTTAGGAGTTAGGGATAGTGTACCTTTATTCTCTTCATTTCGGTTGGCACTTGCTGAATgtaccttaatttttttttttgaatcttAATATATTACTTGTGTGTACGGAGAGAGCTTCTGCATTTATTAAAGATGACTGCATGCATTATATACATGCACTGCGTGAGAGCTTCCGATTAGTCTGCTTAAATGGGGAGCTTGCTTTCTGATAGAATAGCTTTTGTGCTAATTCATTAAGAGAAGTATAGAACGGCACTATATGATCTGTGGAGTCGAGAAATAGTCTGGTTCCAGAATTTCACCTCTGTTTTTGGCTGACGACCACCTGCTTCTCTTCTGTTCAGAGGCCAATTAACCATAAGCAAAGCTTAAGTGTCTTTGATTTATTATATGAGGTTATCGTAGATGACTAGTTAACACGGTACAATGCGATGAAGTGTTAGAGTCGAGCCTTAATGGGTTCCGATTGAAATGAATAAACCCGCTAGCAACTTGTACACTAACGTGTTTGTTTACTATCACTTATATGTACTTGTTTTAACCCGTTAAAAGCATGGATCCCGAAAAGATAAACGCTTTTATATAATGTATAGAAGATAATTACTGGATATTTTGGTCTCGTTGATTGTTGTTCAATGTTCAGCACTAACTATTTGAAACGAGTTTTAAGTTTTATCCGGCAAAAAAATGTTATTAACCGGTGACACGGGTTAAATTATctaaaatacaaaatattttaaatattttaactgTTAAATCTTAATATTtacatttttaaataaaaatctaCTGAAGTATCTCACCGTAGAAATCCCTACAAACGGACAAGCTAGCAGAGAGATTAGAAGTCAAAAAGTGGATGGCGCATACTCTATCTCTAATTCTCTATATCTCTTTCCATTCCTCACCCTTCACCCCTAATCTTCAACCAGCCACCACTCCACTGCCACGTGGCACATGAAATATCCAAACCGCAACAAATAACCACcacgcttcttcttcttcctctccctccATGCCCGCGTTTATCGCGTACATCCCATCACCTCAtcgaaatataaaatatattaaaatatataaaactaaaaaataaaaatcccatCTTTTCTCCgcaaatataatataaaaaacaaaagtatgTTTCCACTTAATTATTTTACTATCTAGTGGGAAAAGAAAAGTGTGAAATGACTACGTCGCCCATCGCCCACTGACTTATTAAGCCCATTGAAGTCCATCCCAAAACCTTCGATCGAAATAAGCATTACCTCCTAACACTTCGAAAAATTTATCAAAAACCAGGGGTAGTCCCAGAAACCCCAGAAAAAACAACAAGACACGTCAGCAGCAGCAGAATCAGCCAGCATTTTCTTTTCCATCCCACAAAACTGCCTGCCATCACCTCTTCCAGCCTCTTATTTCTGCTCCAAACTCTTTCGTCTTTCTTTCCCAAATTAAACCAAGTAACCAAGAACACAGAGagctagagagagaaggagTAGTAGTAGTGGGAAAATGGCGATTTGTGCGGTGCACACAAGTGGCCAGCTGAACCCGACGTGTACGTTTTCCTCCTCGTTGGGGTTGAGCGGCCAAAAGCAGCAGCAGGTGGCGGTGTTCTACAAGCAGAGAAGCAGCAGCAGCCGGAGATCAGTTGGAGTGAGTGTGATAAGATGCGAGCAAGAGACGATTGTTATCGGTTTAGCAGCGGACTCAGGGTGTGGGAAAAGCACATTCATGAGGAGGCTGACTAGCGTGTTTGGAGGAGGAGCGGAGCCACCTAAAGGAGGAAACCCTGACTCCAACACGCTCATCAGCGACACCACGACGGTGATATGCTTGGATGATTACCATTCCCTGGACAGGACAGGGAGGAAGGAGAAAGGAGTGACCGCGCTCGACCCAAGAGCTAACGACTTCGATCTTATGTATGAGCAGGTGAAGGCCATCAAGGAAGGAAAGGCTGTTCAGAAGCCTATTTACAACCATGTTTCTGGTCTCTTGGATCCTCCCGAGCTCATCAAGCCCCCCAAGATTCTTGTCATTGAAGGTTTACATCCAATGTAAGTGCATGCCTACTTAATTGCTCATCTTAATCACTttcattaactaattaattactactttatcatttttcatcagtACACATTCATGAAATCATGGCTTGTTCTTAATCAGAAACTTCGTTGTTCTTAATTAGAAACTTCCTTGTAATTTACTTCAACTTCTTTAACATAAGcggatatttttacattaaaattcatcTAAATTGATTTCGTAAAAGcgctattattattattttttttggaccACATAATTTTTACAAACATTATCATGACCAATAGTAGAAAGTCGATATTTTCTTTAGTATCAAGTCAATATTTGACAAGAAAATATTTTCCCATGTATATACAAGTAGACGGGAGGGAATTTAAGGAACTATTCTTttcaaataaatatataaataaaagttGGAGTAGCTCACAATTTCAAATTTACTCACTGACCTAAATAATCCAACTAACATCAGTAGAAagaaaacaacaacaataaccaAATCTTATTATACTAAGTAAAGTCGACTGTATGAATTTTAGAATTATCattgttttctattttgcgTCAAATCTTGCATTAACTTCAAATACTCTATCTCATTTCTTAAAATATATTTCCAAGTCAACATCAGTAAAtcgaaaagagaaaaagaaatcaAGGCTGGTAAAAGTTGGCATATACAAGTATACAACCATTATCCCTACTTTACATATCTTTCacaaatatatgtatttaattaagcaaagaaaaataatacTATACATCCACTTGCGTCAATCAAAAAACTATACAAAGTGCCCGTGGCGGGCGCTGGTATCATATGTAGTTGGCCAATCAAGGATATGTATGTCAATGTCATGTTTTTGTTTGAAATCCATGTAATTGTGGGTTTTATTAAGTTCCAAGCGgccttcctttttattttagaagtaatttttttatataacgaTATATTTATACAAAGAGATGAGGAATGAATTGATTTTAGATTTACCATTATTGATGTTTGAACTTAAgatagaccgtagtactaagtgattaTTTTACTGGTACTTTAATTACTCAatgataaattaattaattccacCAACATGCACAACCAACTTATTACAAGCTTTGTTGGAGGGAAGAAGTCAAACTTGAATAGAGAAATACACTTCGTAACGTACCTAACTGTTAGTTAATTATGCATTCAGAAATATATTAACcactttctcaaaaaaaaaaaaaaaaaaaaaaaaaaatatatatatatatatatatatatatatatataaaataaatatatattaatcaattaatatatgtatgtgtagGTATGATCAGCGAGTTAGGGATCTGTTGGACTTCAGCATCTACTTGGACATCAGCAATGAGGTTAAGTTTGCATGGAAAATTCAGGTAATTAAATTAACCCTCGGGTAATTAAACCTAATTTGTTAAATTCACCGTGTTAATTAAGCTAAAACTTGGATTGTTTAGAGGGACATGGCGGAGCGTGGACACAGTCTCGAGAGCATCAAAGCCAGTATTGAAGCCCGAAAGCCTGATTTCGATGCTTATATTGGTAAGTAACACACTTATTTTATTCGTTAACCTTCTAAGTAGGATTGTTTACTCTCAACCCAAACAGTAAGGCGTGTTCCAAACAATAAGTCATAGGATTGGCATCAGCGGATCGCATGAGCGGAGAGGGAGTTTAGCAAATACGCGAGGAATGATTTTCGCACTCCCAGTTTGTCGTTTTGCGCTCTTTATTAATAATCTTTTGTTAATTGTGATTTACATGCAGATCCACAAAAGCAGTACGCAGATGCAGTGATAGAAGTGTTGCCAACCCAATTGATTCCAGGTGACAATGAGGGGAAGGTGTTGAGAGTGAGGTTGATTATGAAGGAAGGTGTGAAATATTTCAACCCAGTCTACTTGTTTGATGAGGGTTCCACCATCTCATGGATTCCCTGTGGAAGGAAGCTCACCTGCTCTTACCCTGGAATCAAATTCAACTATGGCCCTGACACTTATTTCGGCAACGAGGTACAGATTTAACACTCGTCGCTAAATTTGTTCACCAAATGACGCGTCAGTATGCATCCTGCGATGGTGCTACACAAAAGCGTTTTTAACTGaccattttgtttttggttatgGTGGTGTCATATGTATATAATAGGTGTCATTGTTGGAGATGGATGGGCAATTTGACAGATTAGATGAGCTGATCTATGTAGAGAGTCATCTAAGCAACATCTCCACCAAGTTCTATGGAGAAGTCACCCAACAAATGTTGAAGCACTCTGATTTCCCCGGCAGCAACAACGGAACCGGCCTCTTCCAAACCATCGTCGGATTGAAGATCCGGGACCTCTACGAGCAGCTCATTGCAGCCAGGGCCAAAACTCCGGTAGAAGCAACCAAAGCTTAGAAATATTTCATCAAATTAATCTCTTTGCCTAATTACATTGTTATGCCTTATCTCTATTGATTGTACCTACTTAATTCAAGTAAGAGAGTGCATGCATGCCTATTTTccactctcttctctttctttacgTTGTAATTCTATGGCAGAATACTTGTATTATACagattaaaattaaacaaaatatatgGAAAATTTGAGTTATGAGGTTCACCTATATATCTTATCTATTCAGTATTTCAGTTTCCCAATACTTGGTTGCATCACTCTCATATAACCTTGTGATCCTCTCTGGATTTCTGTATCCGAAGCCTAAGGATCTGGATATCTGGACCattgaagaaagagagagagagagatttggacTTTTGGTTTGTGTGAGATAGGTCAGTGGAATATACTAATAAGGATTGCACGATTTTAAATAAGTGATCCGAATCTTCGAGTCCGTTAGCTTATGACAAATTCAAAGAGGATCTCAATTCTATATAACCAAACCAACCCCATGGATAAGATGGGCCCAtttctttcctttattacgtATTTGCTTCTTCTTTCATGGGGACTAGGGAATGAGCTTAGCATGATGTTCAATATATTGGCATACACATAACCTGATTTGACAATCCTTCATGTTCAATTTTACCTATCTTTGGTTCATCTTCAGTGTCAATAATTGGGGCCCCATAAAATCGGGGCTCTGTGTGGTGACATTGCATGCACGATTAAAGGTGGTTCTTTCTCATAGCTTCTAATCTTATTAAACTAATGGAAAACTTTACAATATCACGTTGTATTCACTACAACGTGAAATGAATGAGTGAGATTTAAAGAAACAGATCTTTTCCCTTTATGGCTTTTACTTACCCATTAATCTCCCCGTCCCCGTGCACCTGAAGCCAGGGGGTATTGTAGCGACGACACCGGGCCCTAACTAGCATCTCATGATAATCAGGCTTGCTTATCACAGAAAAGTTTTAGGGAGCAATTGTAACTTAATTAAAATGGCATAAAAAACCTTGTTCTTCACTTGGTCCTCTGTTTAAAACCTCCTAAACTCGTTTAAGTTAACTTCTTCAATTCCTCGTGACATCAAGTTCTTCTCTTTTAGGTGCAGCTTACACGTTCGCAAGGGCGTTAAGGTATGCTCAATCAGTTATAACGAACTATTCAGGCTGGCTTCCTACCAACTAAGTTTTCTGGTGCAGCAGTAACTGATAGTGTTCATAAATCCAATAAGATGACCGAATACGAGTGTTTGTTCAGGTTTACAATTGACGTTCTTTGTAGTACAGTTTTCCAACTTGAATTCCTGTACTAATGGAAAAATGTCTTGTATATCTATATACTGTTAATAAAAACAATGATTTCGAAGCAGTAGCTAATTGTGAGAACAAACAAAGGAGCCGATAGTGTCATCCAACTACGGCAAGCAAACTTTGCCTGACTGCTGGAATTGAACATAGCAAAGAGCCAAATATACCATTCAGAGCGTACGCAATGGCGCAAAATGGGAGAGCCTCCGGTTCCTTGGCTGACAATGCTGCTGTTCCCAATCCATGAGCACTAGAGcaacaaaacaataaaacacCGTAAGTGCATAACAGACAGTTTATCGAACTACGATTTCTTAAACTCACTCTGATGAGTTCTTTGTTAATAACACTTATGTCTTTTCGCCCGGAGGTAAAAATCTTCAATATTCAATATACCTAGAAGTCTCAACGAACTGTCCTACCATATTCAGATGGTTTAAACAATTCTTTCTAATTGTTTACAGTTTGGTCCACTTGTTTATACTTTCACAGTTATAGTTTGATCGTTTCATATGAGGATCAGGGTTCGGGGGAGATACATACCTAGATGCAGTAGCTATTCCTCGAGCAATAGGATCACGAAATTGTAGTTTA
Encoded proteins:
- the LOC103436993 gene encoding putative B3 domain-containing protein At1g78640; the protein is MTNNNKNTATKEEQMKWKKRDELVIANLNFKDSWGIKKKLTARDLIHFYMPASLMNKYILPHVNDEFTKALENRQGAQITFHDGDTHTTHHRYIFKQSNNSYVLVWHPAFVKRRQLKEGDEIGLHWFKTNSKLVLLFSLLERGNQTAPCTSCNP
- the LOC103436834 gene encoding phosphoribulokinase, chloroplastic, with protein sequence MAICAVHTSGQLNPTCTFSSSLGLSGQKQQQVAVFYKQRSSSSRRSVGVSVIRCEQETIVIGLAADSGCGKSTFMRRLTSVFGGGAEPPKGGNPDSNTLISDTTTVICLDDYHSLDRTGRKEKGVTALDPRANDFDLMYEQVKAIKEGKAVQKPIYNHVSGLLDPPELIKPPKILVIEGLHPMYDQRVRDLLDFSIYLDISNEVKFAWKIQRDMAERGHSLESIKASIEARKPDFDAYIDPQKQYADAVIEVLPTQLIPGDNEGKVLRVRLIMKEGVKYFNPVYLFDEGSTISWIPCGRKLTCSYPGIKFNYGPDTYFGNEVSLLEMDGQFDRLDELIYVESHLSNISTKFYGEVTQQMLKHSDFPGSNNGTGLFQTIVGLKIRDLYEQLIAARAKTPVEATKA